A stretch of the Neptunomonas phycophila genome encodes the following:
- a CDS encoding M18 family aminopeptidase: MNQSNAPLESLIRFLNESPTPFHAVAAMSTRLESAGFEYLNERDTWNVKAGGRYYTQRNGSSIIAWTMPTTRSLVDSGFRMVGAHTDSPCLRVKPNPEMHRHGYSQLGVEVYGGVLLAPWFDRDLSIAGRVSFKNTEGELDAALINFERPIAIIPSLAIHLDREANSGRAINAQTFLPPILGQSDEKADFRALLKTQLEEGGHSVSEVLNYELSFYDTQSAALIGLDEAFLVSARLDNLLSCYMGLTALINGNSDEGMLLVCNDHEEVGSMSAVGAQGPMLEHLLERLVVKSEDRSRMLARSMMISADNAHGIHPNFADKHDANHGPLLNKGPVIKINANQRYATTDVTSSQFRLLAQAVGANVQEFVVRSDMACGSTIGPITSAEIGVKTIDIGVPQFAMHSIREMAGTSDVMDTIEIFKAFYRLENV, translated from the coding sequence ATGAACCAATCCAATGCACCGTTAGAGAGTTTGATCCGCTTTTTAAATGAATCGCCAACACCGTTTCATGCAGTGGCCGCCATGAGTACACGTCTTGAGTCTGCTGGGTTTGAGTACTTAAACGAGCGTGATACATGGAATGTTAAAGCAGGCGGTCGCTATTACACCCAACGGAATGGTTCGTCTATTATAGCTTGGACAATGCCAACCACACGCTCTTTAGTGGATTCTGGTTTTCGTATGGTTGGTGCACATACTGATTCACCGTGTCTGCGGGTTAAGCCTAATCCAGAGATGCATCGTCACGGCTATTCTCAATTGGGAGTTGAGGTTTATGGCGGTGTATTATTAGCGCCATGGTTTGATCGTGATCTTTCTATTGCCGGCCGTGTGAGCTTTAAAAATACTGAAGGCGAACTGGACGCTGCGCTGATCAATTTTGAGAGACCCATCGCCATTATTCCAAGTTTAGCCATTCATCTGGACCGTGAAGCAAACAGTGGGCGTGCCATTAATGCACAAACATTCCTGCCACCTATACTAGGACAATCGGATGAGAAAGCCGATTTTAGGGCCTTGCTCAAAACGCAGTTAGAGGAGGGCGGGCATTCAGTGAGTGAAGTCTTAAACTATGAATTGAGCTTTTATGATACGCAGTCAGCTGCTTTGATTGGTTTGGACGAAGCGTTTTTGGTGTCGGCTCGCTTAGATAACTTGCTGAGCTGCTACATGGGGCTAACAGCGCTTATCAACGGGAATAGCGACGAGGGCATGTTGTTGGTCTGTAATGATCATGAGGAAGTCGGCAGTATGAGTGCCGTTGGTGCGCAAGGTCCAATGTTGGAGCACCTGTTGGAGCGTTTAGTAGTAAAGAGTGAAGACCGGAGCCGGATGTTAGCGCGGTCTATGATGATTTCCGCTGATAACGCCCATGGAATCCATCCTAACTTTGCAGATAAGCATGATGCTAACCATGGCCCTTTGTTGAACAAAGGGCCCGTGATTAAGATTAACGCCAACCAGCGTTACGCAACAACAGACGTGACCAGTTCTCAGTTCCGTTTGTTAGCACAAGCTGTTGGGGCCAATGTGCAGGAGTTCGTGGTACGCTCGGATATGGCATGCGGCAGTACGATAGGGCCAATCACTTCGGCTGAAATAGGGGTTAAAACGATCGATATCGGTGTGCCACAGTTTGCCATGCACTCTATTCGCGAAATGGCAGGTACTTCAGACGTGATGGATACTATAGAGATCTTTAAAGCATT
- a CDS encoding FKBP-type peptidyl-prolyl cis-trans isomerase — protein MKKRTVFKHLGAVFCACVLLVGCSDAQEERQREAFRQSLVDKAVNDDTRKQGDAFLAENKERDGIIEMPSGLQYRILKTGDGHVSPSFDQAVVVHYQGRRIDGFIFDGTAQRGEPSVFPVNKVIRGWQQALIKMHVGDQWELYVPADLAYGATSPSTDIPANSVLIFTVELLDIQSHDGRSIEG, from the coding sequence ATGAAAAAACGCACTGTATTTAAGCATTTAGGTGCTGTTTTCTGCGCTTGCGTGTTACTGGTGGGCTGCAGTGATGCACAAGAAGAGCGCCAACGAGAGGCATTTAGACAGTCTTTGGTTGATAAAGCGGTCAATGATGATACGCGTAAACAAGGGGATGCTTTTTTAGCAGAAAACAAGGAACGAGATGGCATTATCGAAATGCCATCTGGTTTGCAGTATCGCATTTTGAAAACGGGTGATGGTCACGTATCTCCATCGTTTGATCAGGCTGTTGTCGTTCATTATCAAGGGCGACGAATTGATGGTTTTATATTTGATGGTACAGCCCAGCGAGGAGAACCTTCCGTTTTTCCCGTGAATAAAGTGATAAGGGGATGGCAGCAAGCGTTAATCAAAATGCATGTGGGCGATCAATGGGAGTTATATGTTCCAGCAGATTTGGCATATGGAGCGACAAGCCCATCAACCGATATTCCTGCTAATTCTGTTTTGATTTTTACCGTTGAGTTACTCGATATTCAATCACACGACGGCCGTTCTATAGAAGGATAG